The Pelagovum sp. HNIBRBA483 sequence ACCGAGCGCTTCCCAGTAGCCACGGTACTTCACCGTTTCGCTTGCATCCGCGCCCTCCGGCACCAAAATGCACCAGCGATTGTCGAACAGCTCCGCAAAGCCCGCGCGTGGGCCGCTGTGCTCGGTCCCTGCCAGCGGGTGCGCGGGGATAAAATGCACGCCTTCGGGCAAATGCGGACCAACAGCTTCGATCACCGCGCGTTTAACCGACCCGACATCGCTCACCACCGCGCCCGCCTTCAAAGCTGGCGCGATTTCCTGGGCGACCGCCTCCATCGCACCCACCGGCACACAAAGCACCACTAAGTCAGCACTATCGACAGCTTCCGCCGCCGTAGCAACAACGCGATCACAGAGGTTGATCTCTTCAGCGATCCGGCGTGTCTCATCCGAGCGGGCCGTCCCCACGATCTCGCCGGCCACACCCGCGCGGCGCATCGCATGCGCCATCGACGACGCGATCAGACCAAGCCCGATCAGCGCCACGCGGTCATAGATCACGGCCATCAGCGCACCCCTTTGAATTGGGCAATCGCGTGCAGCACACGGCGGCAGCCGGATTCGTCACCCACAGTGATGCGCAAACAGTTCGGTAGTTTGTATCCGGCCACGCGGCGCACAATGATCCCGGCCTCTTTCAGATGTGCGTCGCAGGCATCCGCCTCATCGGCATCGGCAAACCGCGCCAGAACGAAATTCGCATGCGACGGATCACATTCTACCCCGATTTCCACAAGAGCGCTGCGCAGCCATTCCCGCAGCCGTGCGTTGTCGAGGCGGCATTTCTCGGTATAGGCCGTATCGCGCACCGCAGCTTCGGCAACCCGCAACTGCGTTTCCGAAAGGTTGAACGGTTGGCGTACCCGCTGCATCACGTCGATCAACTCTTTTGGCCCATAGCCCCAGCCAATCCGCAAACCGCCCAAGCCATAAATCTTCGAGAAGGTGCGCGTCATCAGCACATTTTTTTTCGCCTCAACCAGCGCCGCGCCGCCGTCCGATCCTTCCACAAACTCGGTATAGGCCCCGTCATGCACCAGCAAAACGCCGTCCGGCAGATTGTCGGCCAGCCGCGCCACTTCCGCATCTGGGATCATGGTGCCGGTCGGGTTGGCGGGGTTCGCGATAAATACAATCCTAGTTTTCTTGGTGCAGGCCCTCAGGATCGCATCTACATCGACCGTCCGGTCGGTTTCCTTCACCTCAACCGGCGTTGCGCCCACAGCCCGCGCGAGGATCGGATACATGGAGAACCCATGCTCGGTGTAAATCACCTCATCCCCCGGCCCCGCGAAGCACTGCGCCGCAAACTGCAATACCTCGTCCGATCCGGCACCACAGATGATCCGGTCAGCATCCAAACCATGAACTTCCGCAATCGCTTTTCGCAGATTTGCATGGTCTGTTGACGGGTAACGGTGCAGATCATGCCCTGCACGCAGGTAGGCATCTCGCGCCGCATCGCCTGCCCCGAACGGGTTTTCGTTCGAAGACAGCTTCAGAACTTCACTCTTACCTGCCACGGTGGAAGCGCCGCTCTCATAGAGGGCGATCTCCATAATTCCGGGTTGTGGCGTAATCTTTGACATTGATCTTCGTCTCCACAGGCGTCCGGCTTGTTCTAGCGGCCCTTCGGCACCCTTTCCAGTAGAACCGGCAAAGAAAAAGGGCCGCGGCGGTATCCCCGTCGCGGCCCTGAACTCGGATGCCCGTGAACCTTAGTTCTGGGCGTAGAATTCGATGACGAGGTTCGGTTCCATGTGTACCGGATACGGCACATCCGACAGACCCGGCTGGCGCACGAAGGTCGCTGTCATCTTGGAGTGATCGACATCGAGATAATCCGGTACATCGCGCTCAGGCAGCTGCGATGCTTCGAGAACCAGAGCCATCTGCTTGGACTTCTGGCGCACTTCGATCACATCGCCTTCCTTCACACGGTAGGACGGGATGTTGACGCGCTTGCCGTTCACGGTGACGTGGCCGTGGTTCACGAACTGACGTGCAGCGAACACGGTCGGCACGAACTTCGCACGGTAGACAACAGCGTCCAGACGGCGCTCGAGCAGGCCAATGAGGTTTTCACCAGTATCGCCACGACGACGCTCGGCTTCACCAAAGATGCGGCGGAACTGCTTCTCGGTCAGATCACCGTAGTAGCCCTTCAGCTTCTGCTTGGCGCGCAGCTGCAAACCGAAGTCGGACAGCTTGCCTTTACGGCGCTGACCGTGCTGGCCGGGGCCGTATTCACGGCGATTGACGGGGGATTTCGGACGACCCCAGATGTTTTCACCCATCCGGCGGTCAATTTTGTACTTGGCAGAGGTGCGTTTGGTCACCGTCTGATCTCCTTCGTTTGGTCGACGCCACCCAATGCGGCATCTATGAAGGGCGTTGTCCTCTTGAGCTAGGCTCATGACAGGCATCCCCTTGCGGGGGCCACCAACACCAATAGAGCCGCGCGTATACAGGCCTCGCGCGGGGAGTCAACACCTCTATCACTCACATAAAGATCGGGCGCCGCCCTGTGTCATATTGCAAAACAGCCGCTTCACTGGCCGAAAGTGCCCGGCGGGCGAAATGGCCGTAGGCATACGGGTCGTCCACCAATTCCGGCATCCGTTCATAAAGCCGCTGCCGTTCGTAGGGTTCGATCGTCGAAAGATCCGCCGCGCCGGGGTGGAAACTTTCTGTTTCGATCCGGTTGGCAAAGACGACCTCATGACTCGGCAGGAACAAATGGTAATACTCCACCTCGCGGACCGTCCGGTCAAACAGGATACTATGGTCGTTGACCAGATCGCGCGCCATCACGAGCACTTCATCCGCGTTGAACAGCGCCCGCGCCTGCAAGCCTGAAATCACAATCCGATGATCCGGCGATACAAGAAGCTCTGCATCCGGCACCTTCTCACCCAGCGCACCAGCCCGAAGCCGCACCGGCGCCAGTTGCGGCATCGCGTGGAGCCGCGCGCCATTGATCCGGCGATGACCCTTCCACAGCAACTCGACACATCCATTGTCCTTGGTCTGGATCAGATTGCCCTCGCGCAGATCCTCCACCCGCCGTGGCCCGTCCTGTGTCTGGATCAACGTACCTGGCGTAAAACAGATCACCCCGCCTGGTTTCCCTTTGATCGCCTCTTGCGCAGCAAGGTCGATATTGTGCCCCACCACCCATAAATCGACATTTCGAGGCGGGATTTCACCGTGGAACATCAAAAGCGGCGCGTTGCCGCCCTGCACACCCAAGATGGTCACAGTCCATGTGCTGCGCCCGTCCGTTACAACAAAATGAACGTCGAAAAGCGGATCCCCCACCGCGACCTCATCAAGCCGCGTAAGATCCGCCTCAACCGCCTTTAGCAAGCGCCGCACGGTCATTGCCGCACGTCTGCGCAAGTCTGCCGACCCAGCCGCATCTCCCAACGGCAACACGCCGCTGGGACCATCCACACGCACAGCCTCGCCGGTCCACCGCCAGCCGGTACCCACACGAAGAGCATCCATTGGCGCAGACCAAAGGCCGTCTATTTCTGTTTGCGACCAGGAAATGACAAACGTGCCACGAAAGCCCGTTTTCATCCTGCTCTGCCTCAAAAGCGCTACGTCTTTTGCGTAGCTTTTGTCTCAAAAGGATAGCAGTGATGATTCGTTCGGATCAAGCCTTGATTTGAGCCAAAGCCCCGCGAGGGGCATCAGAAGTTGAAATTGAGCTTCAAAGATCCCAGAAATTGGCCCTCAGGCTGGCCTTTCACTTCCTTCGACAGATAGGTCAGCCCGTAGAAGAACGACATATCCGGCGCGATCTGCCAGTGCAGGCCAGCCCGCGCGCGATACCGCAGCGCCTCGGTTTCCAAGCCACTTGCCGCAGGAAAATAAATACTATCACTGACATAGGCCGCATCAGCGCCAAGAATATAGCCAAAGCCACCCGCTGGCCCCTCAATCGCCCGCGACATCTGGCCGGTGACAACATCCCGCAGATAGAAGTCCTCATGGCCGACACTGCCGATGATCACATCCGTCCCCACCCGCGCGATCTGCTCAGAGCCAAGCTGC is a genomic window containing:
- a CDS encoding prephenate/arogenate dehydrogenase family protein, with product MAVIYDRVALIGLGLIASSMAHAMRRAGVAGEIVGTARSDETRRIAEEINLCDRVVATAAEAVDSADLVVLCVPVGAMEAVAQEIAPALKAGAVVSDVGSVKRAVIEAVGPHLPEGVHFIPAHPLAGTEHSGPRAGFAELFDNRWCILVPEGADASETVKYRGYWEALGAHVDEMEAEHHDLVLAVTSHAPHLIAYTMVGVADDLRRVTDSEVIKYSAAGFRDFTRIAASDPTMWRDVFLSNKDATLEILGRFTEELFVLQRAIRAGDGDLLHDYFTRTRAIRRGIIEAGQDTDAPDFGRSGAKR
- the hisC gene encoding histidinol-phosphate transaminase; the protein is MSKITPQPGIMEIALYESGASTVAGKSEVLKLSSNENPFGAGDAARDAYLRAGHDLHRYPSTDHANLRKAIAEVHGLDADRIICGAGSDEVLQFAAQCFAGPGDEVIYTEHGFSMYPILARAVGATPVEVKETDRTVDVDAILRACTKKTRIVFIANPANPTGTMIPDAEVARLADNLPDGVLLVHDGAYTEFVEGSDGGAALVEAKKNVLMTRTFSKIYGLGGLRIGWGYGPKELIDVMQRVRQPFNLSETQLRVAEAAVRDTAYTEKCRLDNARLREWLRSALVEIGVECDPSHANFVLARFADADEADACDAHLKEAGIIVRRVAGYKLPNCLRITVGDESGCRRVLHAIAQFKGVR
- the rpsD gene encoding 30S ribosomal protein S4, which gives rise to MTKRTSAKYKIDRRMGENIWGRPKSPVNRREYGPGQHGQRRKGKLSDFGLQLRAKQKLKGYYGDLTEKQFRRIFGEAERRRGDTGENLIGLLERRLDAVVYRAKFVPTVFAARQFVNHGHVTVNGKRVNIPSYRVKEGDVIEVRQKSKQMALVLEASQLPERDVPDYLDVDHSKMTATFVRQPGLSDVPYPVHMEPNLVIEFYAQN
- a CDS encoding Hint domain-containing protein yields the protein MKTGFRGTFVISWSQTEIDGLWSAPMDALRVGTGWRWTGEAVRVDGPSGVLPLGDAAGSADLRRRAAMTVRRLLKAVEADLTRLDEVAVGDPLFDVHFVVTDGRSTWTVTILGVQGGNAPLLMFHGEIPPRNVDLWVVGHNIDLAAQEAIKGKPGGVICFTPGTLIQTQDGPRRVEDLREGNLIQTKDNGCVELLWKGHRRINGARLHAMPQLAPVRLRAGALGEKVPDAELLVSPDHRIVISGLQARALFNADEVLVMARDLVNDHSILFDRTVREVEYYHLFLPSHEVVFANRIETESFHPGAADLSTIEPYERQRLYERMPELVDDPYAYGHFARRALSASEAAVLQYDTGRRPIFM